One Turneriella parva DSM 21527 genomic region harbors:
- the dnaJ gene encoding molecular chaperone DnaJ, whose amino-acid sequence MAEKRDYYEVLGIAKSATLNEIKSAYRKLAMQYHPDKNPGNAEAEQKFKEATEAYEVLRDEQKRKMYDQYGHAGLGGGGAQGFGQAAYSDFSDIFSGTSFEDIFENLFSGSGFGRSRGGNSARRGSDLRYNLEITLEDVFNGKEEEIVIPREETCSDCSGSGSADGRLDTCHICGGSGQVRRSTGFFSVASTCNTCGGNGKIIKNRCKTCHGAGTVSKKRKLAIRIPAGIDMGTRLKISGEGEAGPRGGPSGDLYVVVQIRKHTTFERDGVDLAMYIDVPVTTAMLGGEVTVETLDKSKVKVKIPAGTQPDTLFRVRGKGLPYMGGQGRFGDLIAHARIEIPKSLSGKAKTLVKELETELQASGSGIFGRFK is encoded by the coding sequence ATGGCAGAAAAACGCGACTATTACGAAGTACTGGGCATAGCGAAATCGGCGACGCTGAATGAAATAAAATCAGCCTACCGCAAGCTGGCAATGCAGTACCACCCGGATAAAAACCCGGGTAATGCAGAAGCCGAGCAGAAGTTCAAAGAGGCAACCGAGGCATACGAAGTACTGCGAGATGAACAGAAACGCAAGATGTACGACCAGTATGGCCACGCGGGTCTTGGCGGCGGTGGCGCTCAGGGCTTCGGCCAGGCCGCTTACAGCGATTTTTCTGATATATTCTCGGGCACGAGCTTCGAAGATATTTTTGAAAACCTTTTTTCTGGCTCAGGGTTTGGCCGGTCGCGCGGCGGCAATTCGGCAAGGCGCGGCAGCGACCTCAGGTATAACCTCGAAATCACTCTTGAAGACGTCTTTAACGGCAAAGAAGAAGAGATTGTTATTCCCCGTGAAGAGACATGCTCTGACTGCAGCGGCTCGGGCTCGGCAGACGGCCGCCTCGACACCTGCCATATTTGCGGCGGTTCGGGCCAGGTTAGGCGCAGCACGGGATTCTTTTCCGTCGCTTCGACTTGTAATACCTGCGGCGGCAACGGCAAGATAATCAAGAATCGCTGCAAGACCTGCCACGGAGCCGGTACCGTCAGCAAGAAGCGCAAACTCGCAATTCGCATTCCAGCTGGTATCGACATGGGCACCCGCCTCAAAATAAGCGGTGAAGGTGAAGCCGGGCCGCGCGGTGGGCCATCAGGCGACCTTTACGTCGTCGTGCAGATTCGTAAGCACACCACGTTCGAGCGCGACGGCGTCGATCTGGCGATGTATATCGACGTGCCGGTCACAACCGCAATGCTCGGGGGCGAAGTGACTGTCGAAACCCTCGACAAGAGTAAAGTTAAAGTCAAGATACCGGCCGGTACGCAGCCCGACACGCTCTTCAGGGTGCGCGGCAAAGGCCTGCCATACATGGGCGGTCAGGGGCGGTTTGGTGACCTGATCGCGCATGCGCGCATCGAGATACCCAAATCACTTTCGGGCAAGGCAAAAACCCTCGTCAAAGAACTAGAAACAGAGCTTCAGGCAAGTGGTTCGGGAATTTTCGGCCGCTTCAAGTAA